Within the Arachis duranensis cultivar V14167 chromosome 10, aradu.V14167.gnm2.J7QH, whole genome shotgun sequence genome, the region AAAAAGTTTTAGAATTATTTATCAATGATTTACTTTGGCTCATATTTCAAAACGCAGATATGCAATGCCGTGGCTGTGGCCAAAATAATGAATGCCACACTTATTTTGCCTGTTTTGAAGCAAGACCAGATTTGGAAAGACCAAACGTGAGATCTCTTTTCCAAATGTATTCTTATGGTGTTTTAATAAGTTTAGTTGTCACTATCGATTTGCCAAGCATGTGTTTGTACATGTATGTGTCACCAATATCATATTTCTTCATTCTGAAAATTAAATagattttaattactaaaactcAGGCCACTCTTTTGTGAGTTGTGACTGCTTGTTGTATTTCTGTCCTTCCTCACtagttttgttgttttttgtatttttaaaaagttttgtcTAAGAAATTTTTAGATGGTCCTCACCATGGACCATGATGacacttttttttcttgcaGGAAATTTGAAGACATTTTTGATGTGGATCACTTCATAGATTACCTGAAATATGATGTTCGTATAGTCCGTGATATCCCAGAATGGTTTACTGATAAGACAGAGCTATTCAGTAGTATAAGGTTTGATagatttcttttctttcttgagtctgttaaatattaaaatccCAAGTTGCTATTTAAGAAAGGTGTGCATATGTAAACAGCCAATATCACTTTGTCACTATGGTTTCTGTTTTGATCGTAGACTTATTGgcataaaaaaattggtttagATGCTGGCCTTATGGCCAAATAATGCTATGGGTGGACTCTTTCATTAAGCATATCTTAATTAAGTTGATAATAGTTTTGGCTGGAGGAGGGATGTGATGTGTTCATGTATGGATGTAGAATACCCCCCCCcctttttttgtcttttgtctttttgttaaactgtttattttttttagctgTAGGAAACAttaaccaatgatgcatgccaAACTAGATTGTTCTGTGTCTTGGCATGAATTGTTGATGCCTTGGTGGTTGGTGGCGATTTGTTTGACTAACATAAAAGTTGTGTTGTCTTTCAGGAGGACTGTAAAGAACATTCCAAAATATGCGCCTGCACAATTTTACATTGACAATGTTTTGCCTCGAGTCAAGGAGAAAAGGATTATGGCTCTAAAACCTTTTGTTGATAGGCTGGGGTAGGCTGTGGATGATTTATATGCTAGACACCACTATTTTATATGTAATTCATGTTGTCACTGTCATTGTTGTTATTTCAGATATGACAATGTTCCTCCAGAAATCAACAAGTTGAGATGTAGGGTTAATTATCATGCTCTGAAATTTCTCCCTGATATAGAGCAAATGGCTGATTTACTGGCCTCAAGGATGAGAAACCGAACTGGTAGTTCAAATCCTTATATGTATGTATCGTTTGTGATCAAGATCCTCTTGTAGCTGAATTTGGGTGCATTTGTTGTATCAGTGATATAACAGTTTAAAACATGAGCAGGGCTCTGCATCTTCGATTTGAGAAAGGAATGGTAGGCCTATCGTTCTGTGATTTTGTGGGGACAAGAGAAGAGAAAGCTAAAATGGCAGAATACAGACAAAAGGAGTGGCCTCGACGGTATAAGGTGCAGTACTAgtatttctttttccttttcataAGTAAATATCGAAATAAGAACCAAGAACTTTCTGTTGGAGCATAATGTTCACACTGCGTTTTATGAAAATGCAGAATGGTTCCCACTTATGGCAATTGGCTCTACAGAAGCGAAAGGAGGGACGGTGTCCTCTAGAGCCTGGAGAAGTGGCCGTTATACTTCGTGCTATGGGCTATCCAAAGGAAACACAAATTTATGTCGCTTCTGGACAAGTTTATGGTGGACAGAATCGGATGGCTCCGCTGAGGAATATGTTTCCTAATCTGGTAAAGACCTCTTAACTATTATGTGAATTAAAAACAATGACCATGGTACTGCCTTGGAGTTCAAAAATGTTTTGGATTCttgatatttttgtttgttaatGTTTTAGAGATGTTACATGGGATTCTAGTCTGTAATGAGGCTATCAAGATAGGATGCATTGTTCTTGTTCTATATAaacttgtttgatataactgagctaatatatcaaattttttccTCTATAGTTTCACATTTGGATACAATATGATAGTACTTTCCACTTTTGTTAACAGGTTACAAAGGAGGAGTTGGCAACTAAAGAGGAGTTGGATGGTTTTAGAAAGCATGTGACGAGCCTTGCAGCTCTTGACTTCCTGGTATGCCTGAAGTCAGATGTGTTTGTGATGACCCATGGAGGCAACTTTGCTAAGCTGATCATTGGCGCTCGTAGATACATGGGTCACCGTCTAAAATCAATCAAGCCTGACAAAGGATTAATGTCCAAGTCTTTTGGGGATCCATACATGGGTTGGGCTACCTTTGTTGAAGATGTGGTCGTTACTCATCAAACGCGGACAGGATTGCCGGAAGAAACTTTCCCCAACTATGACCTCTGGGAGAACCCCTTGACTCCTTGCATGTGCAAAGCCTGATTACACCGACTTCCCTATATACACTTTACACTCTcagacttcactcaaagatgcATTTGCAAGGAATATACCATCTAAGTTATGAGTTCTATCCACAGGGTAAGCGTGAGAATCTGATCTGGTGTTAATTAATTCACGCCGAGGTGGGAGGGAAAGTAATTGAAATTGAGTGAAGATAATGGCTTGCAGGACCCGAGACTCGACTCAGCTGTTGGTTGTCCTCTAGGTGTTATATTCGCCCGTACACCGGTATGatggtttctttttctttttgtctaaCATGCACATGACCCCCTCCCCTCTCTTGTCATCCTCGAAAGAAATTGATATTCTTTGTACTAACAGAAGAATGTGTACATCATTAGTGAATTATACATGTTGCCAAGTTTCTGTATTCTTATGGTGTATCACGAGCCCGCTGCTGTAAAATTTGGCAAATGGAACACCAAATTACCTCTACTTTGTGAATCTTTGGGGTGTTTGTCACGACTCCCGAGAAAGTACTGTAGTTCTTCTAAATTAGAGCaagaaattttaaaagagaGTATACTtactctaaaaataaattacgaAATtcgtaatttatatatatttatatgtattaccttatatattattttatataatttttatattttaatttatattctatacaaataattaatgtcATGAACGAATTTGGCCATGGTATCCGATCATAGGAAATTTATTTCTAACAAGTCTGGAaacaaatttcataaaatgatATGGATAGAGTCTCCTATGCTCCTTGGATATTACTTGTTAcgatgggtaaccggagattaatggaCTGGACTGTATTAGCCGGCCCGATCGTCAGCGAATTTTAGCCTCAGAGCAGGTCGGTGCGCTGGagcctccttccgacttgtGTTCGTgggtgaatggggggtggtacctgcaaagacactccgatgcctaagttagcaagggtgtgagcaggtctaaaatgtattgggcttagagatacctgaagagtgtcagtgtatttatagtggtgagccaataaccaccgctgAAGTAGTGCCACCCTTTTAGGGTGATAActgtccctttatcttagggaggttaagatatggctcctggaagtggttagagagattttaggggcagttactcatttggATTGATGTTGATCTGCCAACTATTCTCCGTCCCGACTTCTTTGGAGCGAATCGTAGTCAAGACCGACTTCTCAGTACGAAGGTTGGTGCTCAGCAAGGCTCAATCATTTGGACTAGGCCTTtcgtttggacctgggcctttattattgggccagggtatgaacagtgccccctACTCGAGCCCAAGATTTCTTTAAGACTTGGGTTCGAGTATTTTACTCGGGTTCGTAGCCAACTTTCTTAGAGGAGACGAGGGTTTttaaaccgacgtgatttttgTGGCCTTTtgtttctgacagttacgtctaTTCAAGCGTCGCGTCCATTAGGGATGCGCCTAGGGATTGATggctttggtaacggtgcacTCTTATTAATGACTGCCCcgtttttaccattatgcccctagagtatttataaatactttttcctctctttcattttttcctttctgcgatttttctaatttttctctTCGTTCGTTCTTCATTCGTTCGTGCCACACTTCTGCGTCTCGAAGCTTTACTTCCTGCAACCCTTATTTTCAGATAAAGGTcagtttcttttcctctttcatATTTTTCGTATGCCTTTATTTTGTAGATAAGTAGGTTTGTAGACTTCTGCTTGGTTCCTCTTTCTCCCCTCTAGAGAccttgtttttgattttttctttttttttctttgtaggtttcctcattttctttaagaaaagaaaatggctTTCGTAGATTGGGTTGATGTTACTGTCCTAGGGGAGGAGCCGTTGGTTGATGTTGAGTTTATTACCCATCTTCGTACTCACCACCGGCTCTGTACCTCGGATGAGGATGAGTCTAAGTTGAATTGCTTATCCCAAGTCCAGAGGACCGAGTTTGCCATGGGAGGGCCAACAGAACGGCCCATCATTTcttctttatgtatgaatgcatgatcacccgtttgggcgtttttctacctttttcagattttgagatgTCTGTTTTGCAACACTGTCGGGTTGCCTCTATccagcttcaccccaactcttggggttttttgaaaatttatcaatttattagcCATACTTTGGAGTTCCCGACCTCTCTGAAAATCTTTTTCCATCTTTTCTATATGACCAAGCCCTTCAGTGGGCTAAACAATAAACAACAATGGGTTtccttccgagccatacaaggtcggagaatcttcaccctttttgacgaatccttccacgactttaaaaattattttttcaaagtgcaagctgtagagggtcaccacccctttttcctggatgaTAATTCTTCTCCTCGCTTTCCTTTATACTGGCTGGAGGCCTCCCCTTGTGAGAAATATGGTCTGGATGACTTGGATGAAGTAGAGGCCGCCATTGtggggttcctccgagaagtgtgggggagggccccatattTAGATACAAAAAAGTTTCTCCAAGGGTCTTCGACCTTTATCCAAGCACAGCTAGGTAGCTTTCCTTTGTTCGTTAGATTCCTGACTCGTTAACTGAGCTTTCCGACTTGTTTAATTCATTAgctattgttttatttttcagaaaTGGCGAAGACGAATGCTCAGgaatcttaccagagagtccagGAGGCCAAAGCAAAGTCTCGCGCCAGGACTGGTGGTACCAGGgttatctctcctcctcctcctcctcggaACGTTGGGACTCTCTCCAAGCCcattgtgatttcttcttcagcTTTCTCTCAACCGCCCCCTGTCGTCCGACCCTCTCCTGAGCCAgaaaagaagaagcgcaagaccttagagtctggctcttctaGTGAGGTTAAGGCGGAcgctcttgcattcgtccgaaagaacatctacCCCCATGCTCGTATAAGCATGGATGATGTGTCTGTTCGGAGCCACCTTACTACTATGGTTGAGGAGAGTCTCAAGGCGGCGGGGGTTTGCAGCAaacttttggatatttttgagaagGCTCCTCTCAGCTCTTTAGGGATGACCTCGAGGGTCGAGGAGCTGGAAGGAAGGCTTCGCTCATACCAAGAGCATGAGAGGGAGTTAAAGGAGGAAGTCGCCAAGctgaaggaggagagagatgCCCTCCGGGAGAAGGGAAAGGTTTTACAAGCCCAATGCAACATGGAGGTGGATTTGAGGAAAGCAGCGTAGGCCAGCTATCAAAGTTTATTCAAtgatcttgtgtctgtgaagaaTGATCTGCTGAATTCTCGGAAGGCATACGatgagttggaggactctattgctgaTGGTGCCGAGGAGACTTGGAGGATCTTCCTGGAGcaagtcagagttattgctcccgacttggatctttctcctttacatcctgaCAAAGTTGTTATTGATGGAGCCATAGTTGATCCTCCTGTCCCTGTGATCATTTCTGAATCAGAGTTGAAGACTCGAGGGCAGAGGATCATTGAGTCTCCTCCTCGTGGAAAGGATGTTCCGAGTTCTTCAGCAGTTCCTCCTatttcctcttcatctcctatGGATGCCTCTCTTCGCGGTCCTGGTGGCGCTCCTCCTGACTCCGGTGGTGGTGATCTGTCTACTCCTCTTCCTAAAAAATGATTTGTGGGCTATTTGGGGGCCCGGGCTGTGGGTCCCCCATTTTTAAACTCTTTTATTTGCTTTTGGTTGGTGGTATTTGTTGAACAATTTCTTTTGGCCTTtcaaggccgtaaacaaaatatttaaaaataccctttttttaataagggttttaaattaacaaaataaatactcttttttggataagggtttaagttaccttatgcgtgtatgcttttctgattttgatttttcgaAGTCCCCTTGATCTTTTTCTGAAAACCTTTCCCTTTGGCTTGTCTGTTTTTCTGAACCTTTTTGTTTAAGGACTTTAGGACAACCTTTAAACTTTTTCATAggtttttcaatctcttttttgTTACCccttatactcaactttgctttattgagttcttatgacttaggttatttttgcgatgcgtttttcTTCTACTCGGTTCTTCACTCCGATTTACGGGTCGAAGTGTTTTCGAGCTTCTCTACTCGGGTTTTCATTTCGACTTACGAGTCGAATTGTTTCCGAGTTTTTACGATCAActtatataacctctttacaccgacttgtacctcgtcgttttatcctgacgaccgtCTAGATCgattcatgggattttcacgttttgtcgagcttaagtcgtcgcgtttcgtagaaagacttagaaaatagaaaggagtttataagagatattgtaaatgaaaaaagatctttattgattggggaggtaccttcttgctactaagggtttttaatagcctattttcccttagcctctactatgatgcctcgttaaaaactctcctccagaaaaaaccctttgattttgggaaaaaatcatgaatttgggaaaagagtacatcagggagtagagttcgcttttagctgtagtaccttttcatattacaagcatgccacgaccttgggaACTCAGTGCCGTTCAGGTCGGTCACTCTGTAATAACATTTTCCTAAGACCTCATTgactttgtatggtcccttccaatttgcaGCGAACTTTCCTTTCCccgatttgttgactccaatgtcgtttctgattaagACCAAGTCGTTCGGGGCAAATGTTCTccgaatgacttttttgttgtaccttgtagtcatcct harbors:
- the LOC107469119 gene encoding protein PECTIC ARABINOGALACTAN SYNTHESIS-RELATED → MAELRHQASFGPRATSSPMKRDADSSPLIPSATADHHHHHLPDDDEERDRHSLKDRYRPLQYLSSFFGDDPRVPNPLHSPRISFFCTLLLILVGLLSLFSIVNKLNAPYLCKKDGITLHCPHVKESPSLWENPLSSTTSWKPCAERRDGVIEELPPENETNGYIFIHAEGGLNQQRIAICNAVAVAKIMNATLILPVLKQDQIWKDQTKFEDIFDVDHFIDYLKYDVRIVRDIPEWFTDKTELFSSIRRTVKNIPKYAPAQFYIDNVLPRVKEKRIMALKPFVDRLGYDNVPPEINKLRCRVNYHALKFLPDIEQMADLLASRMRNRTGSSNPYMALHLRFEKGMVGLSFCDFVGTREEKAKMAEYRQKEWPRRYKNGSHLWQLALQKRKEGRCPLEPGEVAVILRAMGYPKETQIYVASGQVYGGQNRMAPLRNMFPNLVTKEELATKEELDGFRKHVTSLAALDFLVCLKSDVFVMTHGGNFAKLIIGARRYMGHRLKSIKPDKGLMSKSFGDPYMGWATFVEDVVVTHQTRTGLPEETFPNYDLWENPLTPCMCKA